A genome region from Thermus sp. LT1-2-5 includes the following:
- a CDS encoding sugar phosphate isomerase/epimerase family protein — MTLGFRPPKEREGFLAYARALAGRYAFLEVPGSAGEDLMEAALEARAMGFSLTYHARYLDLYPGSAVPEIRQASLRLLREDLERAARMGAVLVNVHAGNIPWTDYPPPGLSEAHEALRAQEARLRREYLERAREGLARLAEQALDLGLRLTLENLPAPQEVPRTPEEMAFFLEVPHLEFCLDLGHARMAGQDPKAFLALLGRRLTHVHAHSNDGRYDLHLPPLPEDLRPFASSPCTVLVELPPRSVDEYLEVRRGLASTGVLPEAKGGTP; from the coding sequence ATGACCCTCGGTTTTCGTCCTCCCAAGGAGCGGGAAGGGTTTTTGGCCTACGCCCGGGCTTTGGCGGGTCGGTACGCATTCCTAGAGGTCCCGGGCTCGGCGGGAGAAGACCTGATGGAGGCGGCCTTGGAGGCGCGGGCCATGGGTTTTTCCCTCACCTACCACGCCCGCTATCTGGACCTCTACCCTGGCTCGGCGGTCCCCGAGATTCGCCAGGCCTCCCTGCGCCTTTTGCGGGAGGACCTGGAGCGGGCGGCCCGGATGGGAGCGGTGCTGGTGAACGTTCACGCCGGGAACATCCCTTGGACGGACTACCCGCCCCCTGGCCTTTCCGAGGCCCACGAGGCCCTGCGGGCCCAGGAGGCCCGCCTGCGGCGGGAGTACCTGGAGCGGGCCCGGGAGGGGCTGGCCCGCTTGGCCGAGCAGGCGCTGGACCTTGGGCTTCGCCTCACCCTAGAGAACCTGCCGGCGCCCCAGGAGGTGCCGCGCACGCCGGAGGAGATGGCGTTTTTCCTCGAGGTGCCCCATTTGGAGTTCTGCCTGGACCTGGGGCACGCCCGCATGGCGGGGCAGGACCCGAAGGCCTTCCTCGCCCTTCTGGGCCGCCGCCTGACCCACGTCCACGCCCACAGCAACGACGGGCGCTACGACCTCCACTTGCCCCCCCTTCCGGAGGACCTCCGGCCCTTCGCCTCTTCCCCCTGCACGGTGCTGGTGGAGCTTCCTCCCCGGAGCGTGGACGAGTACCTGGAGGTGCGCAGAGGCTTGGCCTCAACGGGGGTTCTCCCCGAGGCGAAAGGAGGTACACCATGA
- a CDS encoding extracellular solute-binding protein, with translation MKRYTVWMAFGLAGILLLAVGLRGFSAWAQAGAQLPPELNNAYIRDLAQKARAEGGVINSYGMPNDWANYGGIYAEFQRLFGIRQQDIDMGSAVVLARMREEKASKNDVADLKPAFAMTLAEEGLTLPYRVTAWASLPSDQRGEGKDGSTWYAGYKGTLGWIVNTRLVKKVPRTWRELANPEYKGLIQYLDPRATGTGVATIMSAAYALTGDPYNYKAGVDFFARLHSLGVIGAVEPKVTTAKFERGEVGILINYDYNLLAWKERFPFPTEVVIPQDGTLANGGGIVAARNAPHPNTAKLFLEFIFSKYGQSLFAQAFVTPIRTDVELPKEIAAKFPPKSAYAKVRFVDYKKEEAISEALQKYYGETIR, from the coding sequence ATGAAGCGGTACACGGTTTGGATGGCCTTTGGGTTGGCGGGAATACTCCTTCTGGCTGTCGGCCTGCGGGGCTTTTCCGCCTGGGCCCAGGCCGGGGCGCAGCTTCCGCCGGAGCTGAACAACGCCTACATCCGCGACCTGGCCCAAAAGGCCCGGGCGGAGGGGGGCGTGATCAACAGCTACGGCATGCCCAACGACTGGGCCAACTACGGCGGCATTTACGCCGAGTTCCAGCGCCTCTTCGGCATCCGCCAGCAGGACATCGACATGGGAAGCGCCGTGGTCCTGGCCCGCATGCGGGAGGAAAAGGCGTCCAAGAACGACGTGGCCGACCTCAAACCCGCCTTCGCCATGACCCTGGCTGAGGAGGGGCTGACCCTGCCCTACCGGGTTACCGCCTGGGCCTCCTTACCCTCTGACCAGCGGGGGGAGGGCAAGGACGGCTCCACCTGGTACGCGGGATACAAGGGGACCCTGGGCTGGATCGTGAACACCCGCCTGGTGAAGAAGGTGCCCAGGACCTGGAGGGAGTTGGCGAACCCCGAGTACAAGGGGCTTATCCAGTACCTGGACCCCCGGGCCACGGGGACCGGCGTGGCCACCATCATGAGCGCCGCCTACGCCCTAACGGGCGACCCCTACAACTACAAGGCGGGGGTGGACTTCTTCGCCAGGCTCCATAGCCTGGGGGTGATCGGGGCCGTGGAGCCCAAGGTGACCACCGCCAAGTTCGAGCGGGGGGAGGTGGGCATCCTCATCAACTACGACTACAACCTCTTGGCTTGGAAGGAACGCTTCCCCTTCCCCACGGAGGTGGTCATTCCCCAGGACGGGACTCTGGCCAACGGTGGGGGCATCGTGGCCGCCCGCAACGCGCCCCACCCCAACACGGCTAAGCTCTTCCTGGAGTTCATCTTCTCCAAGTACGGTCAGAGCCTCTTTGCCCAGGCTTTTGTGACGCCCATCCGCACCGACGTGGAGCTGCCCAAGGAGATCGCCGCCAAGTTCCCGCCCAAGAGCGCCTACGCCAAGGTGCGCTTTGTGGACTACAAGAAGGAGGAGGCTATTTCCGAGGCGCTCCAAAAGTACTACGGGGAGACGATCCGTTAG
- a CDS encoding ABC transporter permease subunit, with protein MRGERFLLLPGFLFLLLFFGYPLYAILERSLAAPEGLTLARYARALTAPAYLEAWRNSLAFAALSTLAAALGGVFVAYWTSRLPLRVKGFLMSLYAIPVSLSGLVVAFGFIVLLGRNGVVNHLLGALGLPRFDLYSWPGLFLVFPFYNIPLFALALMPLLETVGKGLMEAARASGATPLQAWTRVLLPALMPGILAGASVVFAGMMGAFGTALALTGFAKNLLSLQIYSLVAESAFDLPQAAALAVVLMASTGLGLYALALWERRFRP; from the coding sequence GTGCGCGGCGAGCGATTTCTCCTCCTTCCCGGCTTCCTCTTCCTCCTCCTCTTTTTCGGCTACCCCCTTTACGCCATCCTGGAGCGGAGCCTCGCCGCGCCCGAGGGCCTCACCTTAGCCCGCTACGCCCGGGCCCTCACCGCCCCCGCCTACCTCGAGGCTTGGCGCAACTCCTTAGCCTTCGCCGCCCTCTCCACCCTAGCCGCAGCCTTAGGGGGGGTCTTCGTGGCCTACTGGACCAGCAGGCTACCCCTTAGGGTCAAGGGGTTCCTCATGAGCCTCTACGCCATACCCGTTTCCTTGTCCGGGCTGGTGGTGGCCTTTGGGTTTATCGTCCTTTTGGGGCGGAACGGGGTGGTGAACCACTTGCTCGGCGCTTTGGGTCTTCCCCGGTTTGACCTCTACTCCTGGCCCGGGCTCTTCCTGGTCTTCCCCTTCTACAACATTCCCCTCTTCGCCCTGGCCCTTATGCCCCTCCTGGAGACCGTGGGCAAAGGCCTGATGGAGGCGGCCCGGGCCTCCGGGGCCACGCCCTTGCAGGCTTGGACCCGGGTGCTCCTGCCCGCCCTCATGCCGGGGATCCTGGCGGGGGCGAGCGTTGTCTTCGCCGGGATGATGGGGGCCTTCGGCACCGCATTGGCCCTCACGGGCTTCGCCAAGAACCTGCTTTCCCTTCAGATCTATAGCCTGGTGGCGGAGAGCGCCTTCGACCTGCCCCAGGCGGCGGCCCTGGCGGTGGTCCTCATGGCCAGCACCGGCCTTGGGCTCTACGCCTTGGCCCTATGGGAGCGGAGGTTCCGGCCATGA
- a CDS encoding ABC transporter permease subunit, with amino-acid sequence MRVVGWVLFGFFLLYLLLPMLAPVVYSFSRLWLGILPEGFTLEGYARILRDPRYWEAASLSLRIALLAVVLNVAVGVPTAYVVHLWRGRVGESLGRLLQVLPLLVPPLVVGLGFLLAFNRPPLTLSGTLWIVVFGHAALGFPFFYRTVYGGLAGLEVRLLMEAARASGASLWPRLRFVLLPNLFPAVLSGSLVVFAISMGEFEVTSMVAGFGTITLPLLLFQSLREDFRTASAVASFLLYTTLLALAGLSLARRR; translated from the coding sequence ATGAGGGTGGTCGGCTGGGTCCTCTTTGGCTTTTTCCTCCTCTACCTTCTCCTTCCCATGCTGGCCCCCGTGGTCTACTCCTTCAGCCGCCTGTGGCTCGGGATCCTCCCCGAGGGGTTCACCCTGGAGGGGTATGCCCGGATCCTGCGCGACCCCAGGTACTGGGAAGCCGCCTCCCTGTCCCTGCGCATCGCCCTCCTGGCGGTGGTCCTCAACGTGGCGGTAGGGGTGCCCACGGCCTACGTGGTCCACCTGTGGCGGGGCCGGGTGGGGGAGAGCCTGGGGCGCCTCCTGCAGGTTCTCCCCCTCCTGGTACCCCCCTTGGTGGTGGGCCTTGGGTTTCTCCTGGCCTTTAACCGCCCGCCCCTGACCCTGTCCGGCACCCTTTGGATCGTGGTGTTCGGCCACGCCGCCTTAGGCTTTCCCTTTTTCTACCGCACCGTGTACGGGGGGCTAGCGGGCCTCGAGGTGCGCCTTCTCATGGAAGCGGCCCGGGCTTCGGGAGCCTCCCTCTGGCCCCGGCTACGCTTTGTCCTCCTACCCAACCTCTTTCCCGCCGTGCTCTCAGGGAGCCTGGTGGTCTTCGCCATCTCCATGGGGGAGTTCGAGGTAACCAGCATGGTGGCGGGCTTCGGCACCATCACCCTGCCCCTTCTCCTCTTCCAAAGCTTGCGGGAGGACTTCCGGACGGCTAGCGCCGTGGCCTCGTTTCTCCTTTACACCACCCTCCTGGCCCTGGCGGGACTCAGCCTGGCGCGCCGACGCTGA
- a CDS encoding YbjN domain-containing protein, which translates to MRGLLGVLLLLGPALGQAVRSHLTPAELEGLLASLGWKYEQVFHWGVSVEYRLEIKGEKLGVFLANCEGKEPRCLSLMLRGRPDLPEGPSLDHLVKVLQWNREYRFSRAYLDEGFYPVLEADLLLEGGVTDRAIVAFLLTFLESWQEFTGFILPQGGKR; encoded by the coding sequence ATGCGGGGACTCTTGGGGGTCCTCCTCCTCCTCGGCCCCGCCTTGGGCCAGGCGGTGCGTTCCCACCTCACCCCAGCTGAGCTGGAGGGGCTCCTCGCCTCCCTGGGCTGGAAGTACGAGCAGGTCTTCCACTGGGGGGTGTCCGTGGAGTACCGGCTGGAGATCAAGGGGGAAAAGCTCGGCGTCTTCCTGGCCAACTGCGAGGGGAAAGAGCCCCGCTGCCTAAGCCTCATGCTTAGGGGACGGCCCGACCTGCCCGAGGGGCCATCCCTAGACCACCTGGTTAAGGTCCTCCAGTGGAACCGGGAATACCGCTTTAGCCGGGCCTACCTGGACGAGGGGTTCTACCCTGTCCTCGAGGCGGACCTCCTCTTGGAAGGGGGGGTGACGGACCGGGCCATCGTGGCCTTCCTCCTCACGTTCCTGGAAAGCTGGCAAGAGTTCACGGGTTTCATCCTTCCCCAGGGAGGGAAACGATGA